One Thermoplasmata archaeon genomic window, CCGGATCCGTTCGGCGTAGGCGCGGTCCGGCGTCGGACCCACGATCGTGAGCCGAAGTCCCGTGCCCCGGAGCGCTTCAGCCGCGACCTCCCAGCGTTTGAACGGCGCGACGATCCCGACCCCCAGCGCGGCCCGGCCGTGTCGACGCTCGGGCGCGGGCCGGAAGCGCTCGAGGTCGACCCCGAACGGGATCACGGCAATCGGCCGGCGCGTGACCCCGGTGGCGTTCGCGATCGTTCGGGCGAGCGCCGGCGTGAGCGCGACCGGTACGGCCGCCCGGCGGACCGCTCTCCGCTCGAGCCAGTAGCCCCAACGGTGCGTGAGTCGTTCCCGATAGTACCAGTGCCGGGAGTGCGTGGTGTAGACGAAGGGGCGCCGCCCGAGGGCGAGCCGGTTCGCGACGACCGGAGAGTTCGCGTGGAGCGCATCGTAGCGCTCGGCGCGCAGCAGCCGCGGAACCTGCCAGGCGAACGGGTACTCGTCGCGCTGGCGTCGGTGCCGCACCTGGTTCACGATGACGACCTCGTGACCGGCGGCGCGAAGGGCGCCCGCCAGGTCCGCGAGGAACCGCTCGATACCCCCGTAGCCGGTCGGGGGAATCGGCTGAACGCCGCTGCCGATCAGCACGACCCGCACGCCGGCGTCACCGGTACTCGAGATTAAGCAGTACCGTCATTCTCGGTCGCTCGCTCCGTGCGGGGGGAGGCAGGGGAGCGTCGTTGGCAACCGTCTGCGTCGAGATCGCGGTCCTCGACGATCGTCGACTCCTCGTCGCGCTCGACTCGCTGGCCGGCCAGCGTCGCCGTCCGGACCGGGTGCTGATCGCCGCGTCGGTGGCGAGCCCGGGCGACCTCCTCGCCGCCGCCCAGGTGCGGACCCCGCAGCTCGCCGTGGAGGTCGCGCGCCTACCGGCCGGCGTGGTCGCGGCTCGCGCGGCCTCGCTGCCGCTCCTTCGGGAGGAGATCGTCGCGTTCCTCGATTCCGACGAGCGGGCGCCCGCCGGATGGCTGGGCGAGCTGGTCGCCCCGATCGAGCGGGGGGAGGCCGCGTTCACCGGCGGCCCCACGAGGCCCTCGCGCGACCCGCAGACCTCGATCGAGCGCTACGACGATCTGCTCGAACGTTCGATCTACGAGAATCTCGTGCCCCGGAGCATGACCTACGTCCCGCTCCAGAACACGGCGTGGCAGGCCTCGCTGCTCCGTCAGCTCGGCTTCGACTCCCGAATCCCCTATGCGGAGGACCACGATCTCGAGCTCCGCGCGACGCGCGCCGGTGCGCGCGGCCTCTTCGTGCCGGAGGCCTGGGTCTATCACGACAAGAGCGGGCCCACGAGCCTGGGTCGGTGGGCGCTCAAGCGCTACCGCTATCTCGTCGCGATGGCGATGTCGCTCTACAAGAACGGGGAGCTCTCCGGCCGGCTGCGGGAGCGACGGCCGCCCGTGCGCCACCCCCTGCGCTACGTGGAGTCGCTCATGAAGCCGGTCGCGCTCGCCCACGCCTGGATCCGGTGGCGACGGGTCCGCAGCCGGCCCGCCGGCTGAGCTCGCCCGCTACCGCGCCGCCGAGGTTTCGGCGACCGTTCGCGGAAAACCTTAAGCGAGGGCCGGTGTCGGCGGGGCGATGTCGTCCGAGGCGGCGCACTCGGGCGGGGTCACGCAGTCGGGCGACCTCGTCCATCTCGACTTCGACCTCTGGGCGGAGAGCGGCGGTCGCACCGACCTCATCGACTCCACCCATGAGGACCTCGCCACGAAGGAGCACCTCCCGCGGTCCGAGGGAGCGAAGTGGGGACCGCGGCCGCACCTGATCGGCGGCGAGTACTTCCCGGCGGCGATCGAGGCGGCCCTGACCGGTGTCAAGGTCGGCGAGGAGATCGTGCGTGAGTTCGCCCCCGCGGACGCATTCGGCGATCGGGATCCGAACCTCATCGAGCTGTTCTCGATGCACGAGATCCAGCGCCTGCCCGAGATGCGCCGGGAAGACGCGCATCTCGATCTGGGAATGATCCTGACGATCGAGGGTCGGCGTGGTCGCGTGGTCACGCTCACGGCGGCGCGCGTGCGCGTCGACTTCAATCCTCCCTTTGCGGGCCGCAAGGTCAAGGGGACGTTCCGGGTGGTCGATCGGATCGCGGACGCCGCCGAGAAGGTCCGGGCCATCGTGGACCTCCAGTACGGCCGGGGTGCGGAGTTCCACATCGAGGCGAGCGAGAAGACGATCACGCTCCGCGTGCCGGATCGATCCAAGTTCGACATCGCCTGGATGGCGACGAAGCCCCGCGTGATCGACCGATTGCGCACGACGCTGCACCCGCACGTGATCCGGGTGGTGGAGGAGTACGTCACGCCGTCCGGCGAGAAGACGGAGAAGAGCGCCGCTGCGGATGCGGCGCCCTCCGCGGCGACGGCATCGGCCGAGTCGACCGCCCCTCCCTCCCCTGAAGGCGCTGAGCCCGCGAAGCCGGCCCACCCGGCCCGCGCCCCGGCCAAGCACAGCGCCAAGGCGCCTGCGAAGGCCGACTGAACGGCCCCGCCACCTCCCGGGTACGAACCGGATAGGGTTGAAGGCGGATCGCCTCGGTGCCCTCGATGGCGGACGATCCCAAGCGCGGCTCTCGCGTGTTCCTGGTGGTGACCTTCGCGGTCGCGATCGCGGTCGCGACCCTGATCATCTACTTCGGGATCTCCGGGCAGATCGGCGGCCCGATCCCGTGATGGGGCCGGTGCGAGCCGGGTCGAGATAAACCACCGGGCCGCTGGCGCCGGCCGTGAGCGCAGCCATCGCCTCGCCGATGGAGCCGGGGGAACGCGGGGCCAATCTCGGTTGGATCCTTGGGTTCGTCACGATCGCGCTCGTGCTGGCGATCGGGGCCGGGCTCTGGTTCACCTTCCACCCGTAGCCGCGGAGCCGGCGTCGGGTAACCTCGGGCGACGGTAGAGATAGACGTCGGTCGCGGGGTCGTAGACCTCCGCGGTCCAGCCGGGCACGGGGTGTACATAGCTCACGATCCGCGCGCCCGGCGGCAGCTCGCGCTCCAGCTTCGGGCGGAGGCGGTCCATCGCGCGGCCCCAGAGAAAGGTGGTGACGACACTGGCGGCCCGGAAGTCGAGCCGGAAGAAGTCCCCCCAGACGATCGCGATGCGATCGGCGAACGGGCCGAGCGCCCGGCGGACCCGCAGGATCAGCACCCGGACCGGCTCGACCTCGACCGCGACGACCCGCGCGCGGTAGACGCGGGCCGCCCGGAAGACGATGGAGCCCGTCCCCGCGCCCAGGTCGTAGACCGTGTCGCGCTCGCTGACCTCGGCGAGACGCAGCATCTCTTCGACCGAGCGCCGCGGCGTCGGCTGGTAGCCGGCGCCGAAGGCGAACGACGCGAACACGAAGTAGGCGACCGCCACCAGCGCGACGAACATCGCGAGGATCACGGCGACGGGCAGGAGGGGCATCGATGGCCCTACCGCGCCCGCCGCTCGCGCCGGACCCGTTCGGCCGCGCTCTCGGGGTCCAGCTCGCGGGCGACGACCCGATCGACGAGGGCGCGCAGCCGGGGCTCACGCTCGAGCCGTGCCGTGAGCTCGTCCCCGATCCGGGCCCGGACGCGCTCTACGATCTCGACGGCGACGCGTCGGCGCTCGTCCGCGGCCCGCTGACCGGACTGGTCGAGAAACCGCTCGTGCGCCTCGATCGCGGTCCAGAGCTCGTCGATCCCGGTCGCCGGGTTCGTGGACGTGGCCACGACCGACGGGGTCCACCCCGAGCGCGCGCCCAGATGGACGAGCTCCCGCAGGTCCCGCTCGGCCAGCTCCGCGCCGGGCAGATCGGATTTGTTCACGCAGAAGACGTCCGCGATCTCGAAGAGGCCGGCTTTGAGGGTCTGCACTTCATCGCCGAGGTGCGGCACGAGCACCACGACGCGCGTCGAGGCGACGTCGCGGATCGCGAGATCGACCTGACCGCTCCCCACCGTCTCGACGAGGACGACGTCGAACCCGGCGGCGTCCATGAGGCGGGCGACCTCGCGCGTCGCCGCAGCAATGCCACCCTCTTCCCCGCGGCTCGCCATGGAGCGGAAGAAGACGCCGGTGTCGTGCGCGCTTCGATCGAAGCGGATCCGGTCGCCCAGGACCGACCCGCCGCTGAAGGGGCTCGACGGGTCGACCGCGATCACCGCCACGGTGCGGTCGAGCGCGCGCAGCCGGTTGACGAGCAGGTTGATCAGGCTCGACTTGCCGACGCCGAGCGGACCGGTGATCCCGATCACCGGCGCCCGACCGGTGCGAGGGAACAGGGCGCGCGAGATTGCGACGGCGGCCGGATCTCGGTCCTCCACCTGGGAGATCGCTCGGGCGAGGACTCGACGGTCGCCGGACCGGATCGCCCGCGCGGCCGCGGGCAGCGGGGCCCGTCGCGTCATGCGCTCGCGCGCGCCAGATTCCGAGCGGTCGATACGATTTCCTCGAGCGAGCTCCCTGGACCGAAGATCGCCCGGATGCCGGCCCGCCGCAATCGGCGAGCGTCCTCGTCCGGGATGATCCCGCCGGCGAAGACGGGGATGCCCCCGGCCTTCTCCCGCTTGAGCAGGTTGAGCACCTTCGGAAACAGGGCCATGTGAGCGCCGGACAGGATCGATAGGCCGATCAGGTCCACGTCCTCCTCGAGCGCGGCGCGTACGATCTCCTCGGGGGTCTGGCGAAGCCCCGCGTAGATCACTTCCATCCCCGCGTCCCGCAGCGCGCGAGCCACGACCTTCGCGCCGCGATCATGTCCGTCCAAGCCGGGCTTGGCGATCAGCACCCGGATCGGCGTCGCCTTCGGGGACTTTGCCATCGGCGTCCTTCGCACGTACGACGGGACCCGCGGAAAAAAGGTTTCGCGTGGACCCTCGGCTCACGCCAGCGCCACCAGGTCGAGCACCAGGTTGCCCGCGAGGAGCGTGAGCACGGCGCCGACGGCCATGACCACGAGGAACGGGATTTGGGGGGTCACCCAGACGGTCTCGACCCCCTTCGCCGTCAGCTCCTGCGCGAGCCGGGCGCGCAGCTGTCGATCCTCCTCCGAGGTCTCGACGTCCGCCGCGTTCGACCGCATGGGGTTCTCGAGCCAGACATAGCGCTCGGGCAGCTCCCGGACCGGTATCCGGTAGCCGGAGAATCCGCCCGGGAAGTGGAACTCCTTGCGCGCCACGTTCCGCAGCCCGATGGCGAGCGGAATCGCGAGCGAGACGAGCGCCGCGTTGGTCAGCAGGTCCAGGGAGAAGGGGACCCAGCCCAGAACACCGGCGAGGGTCCCGCCGAGCGGCCATGCGACCGCGGTGAACGTCGGCACGAGGACCCCGGCGATCATCAGGGCTTTCGCGTCGGCCCCACCGTAGAGAACGCCCGCCTCGAAGAGCCCGCGGGCGAGGAGGATGCTCGCGAGCAGGGCCACGACCGCCCAGGGCACCTCGCTCGGTCCGACGCCGACCCGGACGACCGCGATGGCGACGGCCGCCACCACGACGGCGTACGCGACCGCTTCGATGCCGTCCGCGAGCCGGTCCGCGCGCTCGCCGAGCAGGTCGTCCCAGGGGAACATGTGTTCGAGCGCGAGGCCCCCGACGAGGAGCCACAGGGCGGTCGGCAGCAGCCCTCCGCCACCGAACGCCACCGCGCCGAGCGCCACCCCGATCAGGCCCAGCCACTGCCAGAGCCGGTCGGTGACCTCCCGGTCCTTGAGATCGGACCACGCCGCGAAGCCGAAACCGGCGACCAGGGCGGCCAGCTGGGCCCCGAGGATCCCTTCGGCGAGGCTCACGCGCCCGACTCCCCCTCTCGGCGGACGCGACGCGGGGCGGACCTCTTAAGCCCCCGCTTGGGCGCGCAGCCCGCGCGGGGAAGTCGCTTATTTTAGCCATCGTGGACTCGTCAGAGCGCAATGACGACGAGCGGCCCGGCCGGACCGGACACGGACCGGGCCCGGGGCCGACGGCGTCGCTGGACGGCGGGTGTCGCCGCGGCCGCGCTCACGGCGATCGTCGTCGTCGCCGGACTGTACGTGGGTGGCTACCTGGGCGCGCACCCGGGCGCGAGCCTTCCTCCGTACCTGACGTTCTCCCAAGCGGCCTCGGCAGCCGAGTCGCGATCCGGCTCGGCGGCCGGGGGTCCCTGGTTCGGCGTCGCCGCGGACGCGATCGTCACTCCGGTCGCGGTGCTCGAGCCGGCCGCGAACCTCACCTCGCTCTTAGGACTCGCCGACTGCACCGTCAACTGGACCTCGGGCATGCCCTCGAACCTGGCGGTCCCCGCGACGGCCGCGACCGCCGAGCTGGGGACCGCGGCCTACTGGACCGTCCTGCTGAAGAACGCGACCAACGCGCTGCTCGTCGACTCGGTCTCGCAGGGAAAGGCGGCGTCGCTGGCGACACTGACCGGCGGTGACTGCGCCCGACTCGCCGGCTCGCTGCTCAGCTTCGGGGCCGGCCTCGTCGATTCCCCCCAAGCGGTCTCGGCGGCGAACGCAATGGGCGGCGCGAGCTTCCTCGACCGATATCCGAACGCGTCCGAGACCTGGGCCGTGGCGGGCGGCTTCTCCCTCGGGGGCATCCTGACGACCAGCCCGGAGTGGCTGCTCGAGTACACCACCTGCAGCTTCCCGCCAGCCGCGGGGGCCCAGGGCCTCGCGTTCAACGCCACGGTCGGCGGGACCTCCGGCGTGGTGACGAACCACACGAGCGGTCCGGTCTCCTGCTCGCTCACGATACCCTCGGGGCTCACCCTCGGGCTGCCGGCGCCGACCGGCCCGCCGGTCGTCGGCAAAGCTATTTAAATAGCCTCCAACTCCGCGGCCGCGCTCGCGCCATGGTCGAGTACAAGCTCGTCATCTCGGACCGCGACCGGTCGATCGCCCGGACGGTCGGCGATCCCCAGGCGGCCGGCTTCCTGGGCAAGCGGATCGGGGAGTCGATCGGCGGCGAGCTGATCGGCGCAACGGGCTACACCTTTCGCATCACCGGGGGCACCGACAAGAGCGGCTTCCCGCTGCGGCCCGATCTTCCCGGCGCGCGTCAGACCCGGCTCTATGTCGGGGACGGATTCGGATTCCACGCCCCCCGCCACGGCATGCGCAAGCGACGAACGTTCCGCGGCAATACGGTCAGTGAGGACACGGTCCAGATCAACCTGATCGTGGAGCAGAAGGGCGGCAAGCCGCTCGCGGAGCTGTTCGCCGCGTCATGAAGGTCCCACGCCAGCCCGAGGTGAACATCGGCCTCGTCGGCCACGTCGACCACGGCAAGACGACGCTCACTCAGGCGCTGACGGGCGAGTGGACCGACCGCCACTCCGAGGAGCTCAAGCGCGGGATCTCGATCAAGCTCGGCTACGCGGACACCGCGTTCTACCGGTGCCCCAACGACCCTCCGCCGACCTGCTTCTCGACCCAGCCGACGTGCCCGAACTGTGGCGCGGAGGGCCAGTTCCTGCGCGCGGTCTCGTTCGTCGACGCGCCGGGGCACGAGACGCTGATGGAGACGATGCTGTCGGGCGCTGCCATCATGGACGGGGCGCTCCTCCTCGTCGCCGCGAACGAGAAGGTCCCCCAGCCGCAAACGCGCGAGCATCTCTACGCGCTCGACATCATCGGAGTGCGCAAGGTGGTGGTCGTCCAGAACAAGATCGACCTGGTCTCTTCCGAGGCGGCCGAGGAGAACCACCGCGAGACGGTCGACTTCCTCAAGTCGTCGCCGCTCGCGAACGCGCCCGTGGTTCCGGTCAGCGCCAACCACCGGGTGAACGTCGACGCGCTGATCGAGGCGATCGAGGCGACGATCCCGACTCCGCCCCGCGACCTCACGAAACCGCCCCTGATGTACGTGGCCCGCTCCTTCGACATCAATCGGCCCGGCACGCGGCCACGGGACCTGAAGGGCGGCGTGCTCGGCGGTTCGCTGCTCCAGGGCCGGATCGCCGTCGGGGAGGACATCGAGATCCGACCGGGCCCTTCGGGCGCGGCGAACGGCCAGTCCGAGTCGCTCACGACCACCGTCGCGTCGATCGTCTCCGGGGGCCAGGAGTGGCCGGAGCTCCGACCCGGTGGCCTCGCGGCGATCGGGACGGGCCTCGACCCGGCGCTCGCGAAAGCCGATGGCCTGACCGGCCGCCTTGTCGGCAGCGCCGGCACGCTGCCGCCGCTGACGCAGAAGATCCGCCTGAAGGCGACCCTGCTCGACCGGGTCCTCGGGGCGCAGCGGGAGATCAAGGTCGAAAAGATCCGTACGAGCGAGTTGCTCGCGATCACCGTCGGCACCACCGTCGCGAGCGGCAAGGTCACGAGCGCGCGGGGGGACGAGGTGGAGCTGGCGCTGAACCGCGCCGTGACCGTGTTCCCGGGGAGCCGGGTCGCGATCTCGCGCCGACTCAATGCCTGGCGGCTGATCGGTTACGGGATCGTGGAGGGCGGCGCGAAGTGAAGCCCGATCTGCTCGAGATCCTTCGCTGCCCGGTCTGCCGCGGCGAGCTCGGGCTGGTCACCCGGCGGACCGAGGGCGACGAGATCGTCGACGGCACGCTCACGTGCGCGCGGTGCCGCGTCGACTACCCGATCGCCGATGGGATCCCGGACCTGTTGCCACCGGACGAGCGCGACTGAGCGGATCGACCGCCCGCTCAGACCCCGAGCCGGTAGTAGTAGCCGGCGATGAGCACAAACCCCGCGATCGCAGCCGCGATCGCCGGGGCCACCCAGCGGATGGCTCCTCGGGAGCGGGCCTGGACCGATGCGCCGACCGAGACCAGCGGGATGGCGAAGGCGAGCCAGTAACCCGTGAGCACGGTCGTGTACAGCGCGAGCGCGGCGCGGTTGCCGTCGGGGTAGCGGAGGGCCAGCAGCGTCACGAGCGCGACGGAGCTCGCGAGGAATCCGAGGCTCACGCCGGCGGCGTCCAGGTATCCCTCGAACGCCCGGCGGCCGCGGGTCCGCAAGCGCAGCGCGAGGGCCAGCACGACGAACAGCGCGAGCGTGCCGACGAGCACGAAGAACCCCGGCGTCGCGAGCGGGAGCGGATTCGTCCCGGGGCCCGGCATCGGCAGATCCATGGGTCCGGCTACCGGGACGTCAGCAAGGCCCGCGCGGGGCCGCCATCCCCCCCGCGAAGGCGCAGGGGCAGGCACGCGAGCTCGTAGGCTCCGGGCGCGACCGACCCGAGGAGCAGGCCCTCGAGGATCAGCGCCCCGGACCCGAGGAGCGCGTGATGGACCGGAAAGCTCCCGGACGGATCCGACTCCACCGAGAGAGCGTCGATTCCCACGAGGCGGAGCCCACGCGCGGCCAGCGCTCGCGCCGCGCTCGGAGCCAGGGCGACGTAGTCCGGGAAGAACCGCAGCTCGTGCTGCCAGCGCGCCGAATTCGCGGTGCGAAACAGAACGCGCTCCGTTCCCGGAGGGATCGCGTCGACGTCGGCGGGCCCGACCTCTCGCGCCTCTTCGTCGACGGTCACCACGTGACAGCGACCGTTGAGCGCTCCGAGATCGATCGCGTCGATCGCCGGCGCGCCGGGGAGAAAGTGGCAGGGCGGATCGACGTGGGTCCCGGCGTGGGTGCCCAAGACGAGCCGGGAGACGTTGTAGGCATCGCCGCGCGCGATCGAGCGGTCGGGGGTGATCGAGTACTCCGGGTCGCCCGGGAACGACGGCATTCCGGCGAATAGGGGCATCGAGACGTCGATCCGGACCATCGGGGGGTCGCAGGTCGGGGGGTCGCCTTAACGGTTGGGTCCGTCGCGGTCCGCCGGCATCGGCCGGCGTTCGGGTCGAGCCGAAGGGTTAAGCGGACCTGCCGGCAGCGGAGCCCGATGTCCCGGGCCGACGACCCGGAGCTCGACGACGCGGACGAGCCGGAGGAGGATCGACGGCGGCGCCGTCGCGCGGCGCGGCATCCGCCGCCCCGCCGGACGCGGTCCGCGCGCCCGGTCCAGCGCTGGCGCGGGGGAGACGACGCGGAGGACGACGGGGAGGACGAGCTCGAGGCGCCCCGCACGCGTCGACGGTGGTTCTTCCGCGAGAAGACGCCGGTCTATTGGAGGGCGCGCGATTCGCTTTACTTCGAGCCGCTCGTCGCGGTCGCGATCATCGTGATCCTTCTCGTCGGGCTGTACGCCTACACCCAGAACTGGCCGCCGATCTATGTGGTCGAGTCCCAGAGCATGCAGCACGGCTCGACGGACATCCTCGGTGTGATCAACACGGGCGATCTCGTCCTGGCGCAGCGGGTCCCGACGAGCGCGATCACGCCCTACGTGACCGGGATGCGCACGGGCTACTCCACGTACGGAGAGTACGGCGACGTGCTGCTGTACTATCCGAACGGCGTCGGCCCGACGCCGATCATCCATCGAGCGATCCTGTTCCTACAATGGAATCCGGCCAACGGCGGCAGCTACAACGCGACGGATCTGTCCGGGCTCCCCTGCGGGACCGCGGCCGGGGCGTTCTACAACTCGTCCAGCCCGTACGGCGCCTGCTACGTCCACGACCTCACCGGTCCGCTCACGCTCTACCACGTCGGGTGGTCGGACGTTACCGTGTCGCTCGACCTCTCCCCGACGCTCCTGGGCGCCCACTCGGGCTTCGTCACCATGGGCGACTACAACTTCAACCGCCCTTGCACCCCGGGAGTGAACTGCGTCGGAGAGTCCGACCAGGGCTCCGGGCTGAGCGCGCTCGTGGAGCCGGGGTGGATCGTCGGCGTCGCCCGCGGGATGCTCCCCTGGTTCGGCGCCTTCAAGTTGCTCCTCGAGGGAAACGCGGCGGAGGTCCCGTCCCAGTCCTGGCAGTTCCTCGGACTGACGATCGTCGGGCTCATTCTGCTGGCCTTCGGGATCCACTACGCCCTGCGGGCCGAGGGTATCGAAGACCCCCGCCGTCGCCGGCAGGAAGAGGAGGAGGTCGAACGCGACGAACCGGAGGACGAGACGCCGCCGAGTCGTACGCGACGGTTCCTGCGGGGGCTGCGGGCCTGGCGCCGCCCGGAGGAGGACGAGGAGGACGCGGTCGACCCCAAGCCTCCGCGCGACACCGCGGCCCGCCGCTCGCCGAGCCGGGGCCGACCGGCGCCGCGCGTCCGCCGCGCGCGCGCCAAGCGCTCCGCCGACGATTCGGACGAAGACCTGTAGCGCCCGCCCCCGCCGGCTCCGGCGCCGGGCAAACCTTTAGTCCCTTTCTCCGTCCGTTTCGCCAGGGGCGCCGGGGATGCATGTCATCGGAGGTACCGCCTCCACCGCGCTCGCCGAGCGCATCTCCCGGGAGCTGAGCAACGCGCCCTTCGCGATCCCGTTCACCAAGCGATTCCCGGACGGCGAACTGTACGTCCGTGTCGGGGGCCGGCTCGAGGGAGAGGATGTCGTCGTCGTGCAGTCGACCCGGACCGACCAGGACCTGGTGGAGCTGCTGTTGCTCGAAGACGCGGTTCGCGAGGCCGGCGCGCGTCGCGTGTTCGTCGTCGTCCCGTACTTCGGCTACGCGCGGCAAGACCGCCGCTTCTTCCCCGGCGAGGCGGTCAGCGCGCG contains:
- a CDS encoding glycosyltransferase family 2 protein, whose protein sequence is MATVCVEIAVLDDRRLLVALDSLAGQRRRPDRVLIAASVASPGDLLAAAQVRTPQLAVEVARLPAGVVAARAASLPLLREEIVAFLDSDERAPAGWLGELVAPIERGEAAFTGGPTRPSRDPQTSIERYDDLLERSIYENLVPRSMTYVPLQNTAWQASLLRQLGFDSRIPYAEDHDLELRATRAGARGLFVPEAWVYHDKSGPTSLGRWALKRYRYLVAMAMSLYKNGELSGRLRERRPPVRHPLRYVESLMKPVALAHAWIRWRRVRSRPAG
- a CDS encoding cobalamin B12-binding domain-containing protein codes for the protein MAKSPKATPIRVLIAKPGLDGHDRGAKVVARALRDAGMEVIYAGLRQTPEEIVRAALEEDVDLIGLSILSGAHMALFPKVLNLLKREKAGGIPVFAGGIIPDEDARRLRRAGIRAIFGPGSSLEEIVSTARNLARASA
- a CDS encoding S26 family signal peptidase, which translates into the protein MSRADDPELDDADEPEEDRRRRRRAARHPPPRRTRSARPVQRWRGGDDAEDDGEDELEAPRTRRRWFFREKTPVYWRARDSLYFEPLVAVAIIVILLVGLYAYTQNWPPIYVVESQSMQHGSTDILGVINTGDLVLAQRVPTSAITPYVTGMRTGYSTYGEYGDVLLYYPNGVGPTPIIHRAILFLQWNPANGGSYNATDLSGLPCGTAAGAFYNSSSPYGACYVHDLTGPLTLYHVGWSDVTVSLDLSPTLLGAHSGFVTMGDYNFNRPCTPGVNCVGESDQGSGLSALVEPGWIVGVARGMLPWFGAFKLLLEGNAAEVPSQSWQFLGLTIVGLILLAFGIHYALRAEGIEDPRRRRQEEEEVERDEPEDETPPSRTRRFLRGLRAWRRPEEDEEDAVDPKPPRDTAARRSPSRGRPAPRVRRARAKRSADDSDEDL
- a CDS encoding A24 family peptidase C-terminal domain-containing protein — translated: MSLAEGILGAQLAALVAGFGFAAWSDLKDREVTDRLWQWLGLIGVALGAVAFGGGGLLPTALWLLVGGLALEHMFPWDDLLGERADRLADGIEAVAYAVVVAAVAIAVVRVGVGPSEVPWAVVALLASILLARGLFEAGVLYGGADAKALMIAGVLVPTFTAVAWPLGGTLAGVLGWVPFSLDLLTNAALVSLAIPLAIGLRNVARKEFHFPGGFSGYRIPVRELPERYVWLENPMRSNAADVETSEEDRQLRARLAQELTAKGVETVWVTPQIPFLVVMAVGAVLTLLAGNLVLDLVALA
- a CDS encoding 50S ribosomal protein L11 methyltransferase; its protein translation is MPLLPVAVILAMFVALVAVAYFVFASFAFGAGYQPTPRRSVEEMLRLAEVSERDTVYDLGAGTGSIVFRAARVYRARVVAVEVEPVRVLILRVRRALGPFADRIAIVWGDFFRLDFRAASVVTTFLWGRAMDRLRPKLERELPPGARIVSYVHPVPGWTAEVYDPATDVYLYRRPRLPDAGSAATGGR
- the meaB gene encoding methylmalonyl Co-A mutase-associated GTPase MeaB, coding for MTRRAPLPAAARAIRSGDRRVLARAISQVEDRDPAAVAISRALFPRTGRAPVIGITGPLGVGKSSLINLLVNRLRALDRTVAVIAVDPSSPFSGGSVLGDRIRFDRSAHDTGVFFRSMASRGEEGGIAAATREVARLMDAAGFDVVLVETVGSGQVDLAIRDVASTRVVVLVPHLGDEVQTLKAGLFEIADVFCVNKSDLPGAELAERDLRELVHLGARSGWTPSVVATSTNPATGIDELWTAIEAHERFLDQSGQRAADERRRVAVEIVERVRARIGDELTARLEREPRLRALVDRVVARELDPESAAERVRRERRAR
- a CDS encoding translation initiation factor IF-2 subunit gamma, whose amino-acid sequence is MKVPRQPEVNIGLVGHVDHGKTTLTQALTGEWTDRHSEELKRGISIKLGYADTAFYRCPNDPPPTCFSTQPTCPNCGAEGQFLRAVSFVDAPGHETLMETMLSGAAIMDGALLLVAANEKVPQPQTREHLYALDIIGVRKVVVVQNKIDLVSSEAAEENHRETVDFLKSSPLANAPVVPVSANHRVNVDALIEAIEATIPTPPRDLTKPPLMYVARSFDINRPGTRPRDLKGGVLGGSLLQGRIAVGEDIEIRPGPSGAANGQSESLTTTVASIVSGGQEWPELRPGGLAAIGTGLDPALAKADGLTGRLVGSAGTLPPLTQKIRLKATLLDRVLGAQREIKVEKIRTSELLAITVGTTVASGKVTSARGDEVELALNRAVTVFPGSRVAISRRLNAWRLIGYGIVEGGAK
- a CDS encoding cyclase family protein, with the translated sequence MVRIDVSMPLFAGMPSFPGDPEYSITPDRSIARGDAYNVSRLVLGTHAGTHVDPPCHFLPGAPAIDAIDLGALNGRCHVVTVDEEAREVGPADVDAIPPGTERVLFRTANSARWQHELRFFPDYVALAPSAARALAARGLRLVGIDALSVESDPSGSFPVHHALLGSGALILEGLLLGSVAPGAYELACLPLRLRGGDGGPARALLTSR
- a CDS encoding methytransferase partner Trm112, whose amino-acid sequence is MKPDLLEILRCPVCRGELGLVTRRTEGDEIVDGTLTCARCRVDYPIADGIPDLLPPDERD
- a CDS encoding S6e family ribosomal protein, with the protein product MVEYKLVISDRDRSIARTVGDPQAAGFLGKRIGESIGGELIGATGYTFRITGGTDKSGFPLRPDLPGARQTRLYVGDGFGFHAPRHGMRKRRTFRGNTVSEDTVQINLIVEQKGGKPLAELFAAS
- a CDS encoding glycosyltransferase family 4 protein, whose translation is MRVVLIGSGVQPIPPTGYGGIERFLADLAGALRAAGHEVVIVNQVRHRRQRDEYPFAWQVPRLLRAERYDALHANSPVVANRLALGRRPFVYTTHSRHWYYRERLTHRWGYWLERRAVRRAAVPVALTPALARTIANATGVTRRPIAVIPFGVDLERFRPAPERRHGRAALGVGIVAPFKRWEVAAEALRGTGLRLTIVGPTPDRAYAERIRAAGEGVTLTGEVTDAELAQRYAESDLLVHPSRAELLSGAVVQGLAAGLPVIGGPTLEGVVESGRTGWIVDDIDPARFVASFRAAAQAAAADPVLLRRLGEEARRVASERYSWPSVVSRYVEAYRQSAEDHRRG